In Antennarius striatus isolate MH-2024 chromosome 8, ASM4005453v1, whole genome shotgun sequence, a single window of DNA contains:
- the LOC137600854 gene encoding suppressor of cytokine signaling 1-like has product MVRDNPDRTAADGQKKQSQEAEKKNQNQHSEEPSGPERAARAEAESREETEPWQQEGKGADDLPTHLRLFRSAAEYKLVKHTFMQLQHSGYYWGSMPMEKAHEMLADAPLGTFLIRDSGRPDVFFTLSYQSDDGPTSVRIRLNDNLLFCLNGSHKTFASLFDLLTFYTGSSCKLTVPYRKQRPECLKEMCRRALIRTHGAENIGTLAGLSSGVKDYVYVYPYFI; this is encoded by the exons ATGGTCAGAGACAATCCTGACCGGACAGCAGCAGACGGCCAGAAGAAGCAGAGTCAagaagcagagaagaagaaccagaaccaacatTCTGAAGAACCGTCAGGTCCAGAAAGAGCAGCGAGAGCTGAAGCAGAGAGCCGCGAGGAAACCGAACCCTGGCAACAG GAAGGGAAGGGAGCTGACGACCTGCCCACACACCTCCGTCTGTTCCGAAGCGCTGCGGAGTATAAACTCGTGAAGCACACTTTTATGCAGCTCCAGCACAGCGGTTACTACTGGGGATCGATGCCCATGGAGAAAGCCCACGAGATGCTGGCAGATGCCCCCCTGGGCACCTTCCTCATCAG GGACAGCGGCCGGCCGGATGTTTTCTTCACACTGAGTTACCAAAGCGACGACGGCCCGACGAGCGTTCGCATCCGGCTGAACGACAACCTGCTCTTCTGTTTGAATGGCAGCCACAAGACTTTTGCTTCGCTCTTCGATCTGCTCACGTTTTACACCGGCTCCTCTTGTAAGCTGACGGTACCGTATCGCAAGCAGCGGCCGGAGTGCCTAAAGGAAATGTGCAGACGGGCTCTTATTCGCACACACGGAGCAGAAAATATAGGAACCTTAGCCGGACTCAGTAGTGGAGTGAAAGACTATGTATATGTGTATCCTTACTTTATATAG